In Rana temporaria chromosome 3, aRanTem1.1, whole genome shotgun sequence, a single window of DNA contains:
- the LOC120930821 gene encoding asialoglycoprotein receptor 1-like, whose amino-acid sequence MDRQTARPSSTLICFFSSLCTALLFIIIILFVVFTRQGVNQMEQNMEMKLRNLSMGLQSRVEGLSQLGSQMMERMKVMQHFLKGIKESQVMSKVVEIESLVLRIVSDEVAGSLTNDNQRILAALGQLADQIFQPNSSSADPLCDWGWTHHGSSCYLLIKRVQSWSSAKKDCEDRKGHLVIINDEDEMVRIEGRWWGLFKRYSGLKVTQLDPNTYIQKCW is encoded by the exons ATGGACAGACAGACTGCTCGGCCCTCCTCCACCCTCATCTGCTTCTTCTCATCTCTCTGCACTGcgctcctcttcatcatcatcatcctcttcGTCGTCTTCACAC GTCAAGGGGTGAATCAGATGGAGCAGAACATGGAGATGAAGCTGAGGAATCTGAGTATGGGACTGCAATCCAGAGTGGAGGGACTGAGCCAACTTG GATCCCAGATGATGGAGAGAATGAAAGTCATGCAACACTTTCTGAAAGGCATCAAAG aATCCCAAGTGATGAGTAAAGTGGTGGAGATTGAGTCCCTGGTGTTACGGATTGTATCAGACGAGGTGGCAG GTTCTCTTACCAATGATAATCAGAGGATATTGGCAGCTCTGGGACAACTGGCCGACCAGATCTTTCAACCGAACAGCA gcTCTGCTGACCCATTGTGTGATTGGGGTTGGACGCACCACGGCTCCAGCTGCTACTTGTTGATCAAACGTGTCCAGTCATGGTCATCTGCTAAGAAGGACTGCGAGGACAGGAAAGGTCACCTGGTGATCATCAATGACGAAGATGAAATGGTGAGAATAGAGGGGCGATGGTGGGGTCTCTTTAAGAGATATAGTGGGTTAAAGGTCACTCAGCTGGACCCCAATACCTATATACAAAAATGTTGGTAA